Proteins from a single region of Parasedimentitalea psychrophila:
- a CDS encoding LacI family transcriptional regulator, with protein sequence MTNRGTDKPSTTSGGLTVKPTLKTIATLSGMAVPTVSRALNDAPDISAATKARIRKIADDIGYVPNRAGLRLRTGRTNVISLVMSTEQDMMNQTARLITSVGSGLRNTPYHLNVTPFFPGDDPMTPIRYIVENGSADAVILNQVLPDDPRVAYLMDKQFPFATHGRSNWLDQHAYYDFDNETFARLGVEELVRRGRKNILMIAPPIAQNYAQEMVRGGEAAAAAAGVNFRYSKITTSDSTNTQMREWVAGKVADDPLIDGFICGSVNATMAAVSGMEAKGLVVGKDIDVVSKEAIPFLKFFRKDILVMLEDVSATGEYLAQAAIRAVREPKASPMQFLEIPNGFISLDQY encoded by the coding sequence ATGACCAACCGCGGCACCGATAAACCATCGACAACAAGCGGCGGCTTGACAGTGAAGCCAACGCTCAAGACGATTGCAACCCTAAGCGGCATGGCGGTGCCAACCGTATCGCGTGCCCTGAACGATGCGCCGGACATCTCTGCGGCAACCAAGGCCAGGATTCGCAAGATTGCAGATGACATTGGCTATGTCCCCAATCGTGCCGGGCTCCGCCTGCGAACCGGCCGCACCAATGTCATCAGTCTGGTCATGTCCACCGAACAAGACATGATGAACCAGACTGCGCGACTGATTACCTCGGTCGGCAGTGGTCTGCGCAACACCCCGTACCATTTGAATGTGACGCCGTTTTTCCCGGGTGATGATCCAATGACGCCGATCCGGTATATTGTAGAAAACGGCTCCGCAGATGCCGTTATTCTGAACCAGGTCCTGCCCGATGATCCGCGGGTTGCCTACCTGATGGATAAGCAATTTCCCTTTGCAACCCATGGCCGTAGCAACTGGCTTGATCAGCACGCCTATTATGATTTTGACAACGAAACCTTTGCCCGCCTGGGCGTCGAGGAACTGGTGAGACGGGGGCGCAAAAACATTCTGATGATCGCGCCACCCATTGCGCAAAACTATGCTCAGGAAATGGTGCGCGGCGGCGAAGCCGCAGCGGCGGCGGCTGGCGTAAACTTTCGCTATTCCAAGATAACCACTAGCGATAGCACCAATACCCAGATGCGCGAATGGGTTGCCGGAAAAGTGGCGGATGATCCGCTGATCGACGGCTTCATTTGTGGATCTGTCAACGCCACGATGGCGGCGGTCTCTGGAATGGAGGCCAAGGGATTGGTGGTGGGGAAAGACATTGATGTTGTGTCGAAAGAGGCGATCCCCTTCCTGAAATTTTTCCGCAAGGATATCCTGGTGATGCTCGAGGATGTTTCCGCGACCGGCGAATATCTGGCACAAGCAGCCATTCGGGCGGTGCGCGAGCCCAAGGCGTCACCAATGCAATTTCTGGAAATTCCAAACGGCTTCATCTCGCTGGATCAATATTAA
- a CDS encoding GFA family protein — MIKGSCLCGDIQFETAAEPQGASMCHCGQCRKQSGGIWSSAYVADNDLIITGPVSWYAASDLAKRGSCPRCGSYLFWKAHDEDTTSFALGAVDGATGLKINKHIFVASKGDYYDIADAVPQQD; from the coding sequence ATGATAAAGGGATCCTGCCTATGTGGCGACATCCAATTTGAAACGGCAGCTGAACCACAGGGTGCATCCATGTGCCATTGCGGCCAGTGTCGCAAACAATCGGGCGGTATCTGGTCGTCGGCCTATGTCGCCGACAATGACCTGATCATCACCGGTCCAGTTAGCTGGTACGCCGCCAGCGATCTGGCCAAACGCGGCAGCTGCCCACGCTGTGGGTCCTACCTGTTCTGGAAGGCCCATGACGAGGACACCACCAGTTTTGCCCTCGGCGCTGTCGACGGCGCCACCGGGTTAAAGATCAACAAACACATCTTTGTCGCCTCCAAGGGCGACTATTACGACATCGCGGATGCTGTGCCGCAACAAGATTAA
- a CDS encoding ABC transporter ATP-binding protein has translation MNATNLSVQIRDLDLHFGEVKVLQGLNLDIGEGEFLVLLGSSGCGKSTLLNCIAGLLDITDGQIFINGENVTWKEPSERGIGMVFQSYALYPQMTVEGNLSFGLKNARVPRAEIKHRVARAAEVLQIEPLLKRKPGALSGGQRQRVAIGRALVRDVDVFLFDEPLSNLDAKLRADLRVELKRLHQQLKNTMIYVTHDQVEAMTLADRIAIMKGGRIMQLGTPDEIYNRPQNRYVADFIGSPSMNFLEGNLENAEFSAGALKLPMKDYTFLNGGASNGETTIGIRPEHVVTGELVGRASVQTNVKVNLVEPMGSDTLVYADLGGDQIRIRMDGHSKVRSGDDLPIGIDTRRASLFDKKSEMRL, from the coding sequence ATGAATGCCACCAACTTATCCGTTCAGATCCGCGATCTCGACCTGCATTTTGGCGAAGTCAAAGTCCTGCAGGGACTGAACCTCGACATCGGAGAAGGCGAGTTCCTGGTGCTTCTCGGCTCCTCCGGTTGCGGTAAGTCGACGCTGCTGAACTGTATCGCCGGGCTGCTTGATATCACCGACGGGCAGATCTTTATCAACGGCGAAAACGTCACCTGGAAAGAGCCCTCCGAGCGGGGCATCGGCATGGTGTTTCAGTCTTACGCGCTGTACCCGCAGATGACGGTCGAGGGAAACCTGTCGTTTGGTCTCAAGAATGCGCGCGTGCCCAGGGCTGAAATCAAACACCGGGTTGCGCGGGCGGCTGAGGTGCTGCAGATCGAACCGCTATTGAAGCGCAAGCCCGGCGCGCTGTCGGGGGGGCAGCGTCAACGGGTGGCGATCGGTCGGGCGCTGGTGCGCGATGTGGATGTCTTTCTGTTTGACGAGCCGCTGTCGAACCTGGACGCCAAGTTGCGGGCGGATCTGCGGGTCGAGTTGAAGCGGCTGCACCAGCAGCTGAAAAACACAATGATCTATGTGACCCATGATCAGGTCGAGGCGATGACACTGGCGGACCGGATTGCCATCATGAAAGGCGGCAGGATCATGCAGCTGGGCACCCCGGACGAGATCTATAACCGGCCGCAGAACCGCTATGTCGCGGATTTCATTGGCAGCCCGTCAATGAACTTTCTTGAGGGCAATCTGGAAAATGCCGAGTTTTCGGCCGGGGCTTTGAAATTGCCAATGAAGGACTACACATTCCTGAACGGCGGGGCCTCAAACGGTGAAACCACCATCGGTATTCGCCCCGAGCATGTGGTCACCGGCGAATTGGTAGGCCGCGCGTCGGTTCAGACAAACGTCAAGGTCAATCTGGTGGAGCCTATGGGGTCCGACACCCTAGTCTATGCCGACCTTGGCGGCGATCAAATCAGAATCCGAATGGACGGACATTCCAAGGTGCGCAGCGGCGATGATCTTCCCATTGGAATTGACACCCGGCGTGCTTCGCTGTTCGACAAAAAATCAGAAATGCGTCTGTGA
- a CDS encoding Gfo/Idh/MocA family protein, giving the protein MHILGVGIIGCGNISTTYLNFAPKFCGLEVRAVADINMDTAISRAQEYNVRADTVEALLQADDIDIIVNLTIPAAHFEITRKILQAGKHAYSEKPFVLNLDDGKELRDLATAKGLRIGSAPDTFFGGSHQLARAAIDGGKIGTVIGGSCHVMSHGMEHWHPNPDFFFQPGGGPVLDLGPYYITNLIQLIGPVRAVTAMTGTSFPTRTISNGPRDGETVPVETPTNIHALLEFENGAIVTFGASWDVWNSAHPNMELYGTQGTISLPDPNFFGGEVTLATKGDDFAVLAASDHPFGVANEEDNDGRLQANYRAAGLAEMAQAISEDRLHRCNIDLALHAVDVMTAILAAGETRQWIEMTTSCARPAPLSPAAALSLLRDTQA; this is encoded by the coding sequence ATGCATATACTTGGCGTTGGCATCATCGGATGCGGCAACATTTCGACCACCTATTTGAATTTTGCGCCCAAGTTTTGTGGTCTCGAAGTTCGGGCGGTGGCGGATATCAACATGGATACGGCCATTTCCCGTGCGCAAGAGTATAATGTTCGCGCAGATACGGTGGAGGCGCTGTTACAGGCGGATGACATCGACATCATTGTGAACCTGACCATCCCGGCGGCGCATTTCGAAATTACCCGGAAAATTCTGCAGGCGGGAAAACACGCCTATTCTGAAAAACCGTTTGTTCTGAACCTCGACGATGGCAAGGAGCTGCGTGATCTGGCCACGGCTAAGGGGCTGCGCATTGGTTCGGCTCCGGATACTTTCTTTGGCGGGTCTCACCAACTGGCACGGGCGGCCATTGATGGTGGTAAGATCGGCACGGTGATTGGAGGCAGCTGTCATGTGATGTCGCATGGGATGGAACACTGGCATCCCAACCCTGACTTCTTTTTCCAGCCGGGGGGTGGCCCCGTTCTGGACCTTGGTCCCTACTATATCACCAATCTGATCCAACTGATTGGGCCGGTTCGGGCGGTGACGGCGATGACCGGCACCAGTTTCCCAACCCGCACCATTTCCAATGGGCCGCGCGACGGGGAAACCGTGCCGGTGGAGACCCCGACCAACATCCATGCATTGCTGGAATTTGAAAACGGCGCCATCGTCACCTTTGGTGCAAGCTGGGATGTCTGGAACAGCGCTCATCCCAACATGGAGCTTTATGGCACTCAGGGCACGATTTCCTTGCCGGACCCGAACTTTTTTGGTGGCGAGGTGACCCTGGCCACCAAAGGCGATGACTTTGCCGTGCTTGCCGCCAGTGATCATCCTTTTGGGGTGGCGAATGAAGAAGACAACGATGGGCGGCTTCAGGCCAACTATCGTGCGGCAGGACTTGCAGAAATGGCCCAGGCGATTTCCGAAGACCGCCTTCATCGGTGCAATATTGATCTGGCCCTGCATGCGGTGGACGTGATGACGGCAATATTGGCGGCGGGGGAAACAAGACAGTGGATTGAAATGACAACCAGTTGCGCACGCCCAGCCCCCCTGTCTCCGGCGGCGGCGCTCTCGCTGTTGAGGGACACCCAGGCGTGA
- a CDS encoding helix-turn-helix domain-containing protein, which yields MNNHAPLIASLGADIRALRKARGLTLNDIATRLNRSVGWLSQVERDLSEPTISDLRQIAGCLEVPMSMLFGHTHAPDNEQGYVVRSGARRPMGSGEEGLIEELLSPDLTDEFEMVHSTFQARSKMQTPADRPTQEVGYIISGQLDLVIGGRAFTVGAGDSFRIRHEAYHWANPYDAPAVAIWVIAPPVY from the coding sequence GTGAACAACCATGCTCCGCTCATCGCGTCACTGGGGGCTGACATCCGTGCCCTGCGCAAGGCGCGTGGGCTGACATTAAATGACATTGCCACCCGTCTGAACCGTTCGGTTGGCTGGCTTAGTCAGGTTGAACGGGATCTGTCAGAACCGACGATTTCTGACCTGCGCCAGATTGCCGGCTGTCTTGAGGTGCCGATGTCGATGCTGTTCGGCCATACCCATGCGCCAGACAACGAACAGGGATATGTGGTGCGATCCGGGGCCCGCCGTCCAATGGGATCGGGCGAGGAAGGCCTGATCGAGGAACTTTTGTCACCGGATCTAACGGACGAGTTTGAAATGGTGCATTCCACCTTTCAGGCGCGCTCCAAGATGCAGACTCCGGCAGACCGACCAACGCAGGAGGTGGGCTATATCATATCTGGCCAGCTTGACCTGGTGATTGGCGGCCGGGCCTTCACCGTAGGGGCTGGCGACAGTTTCCGCATCCGCCATGAGGCCTATCACTGGGCCAACCCTTACGACGCGCCTGCGGTTGCGATCTGGGTGATCGCCCCACCGGTCTATTGA
- a CDS encoding GFA family protein, with translation MKNKYSGKCLCGEVTYHVEGQPIVVAQCHCEECRRISGTGHTIGAMFSSETFVLSGVLSEFKYISGKGSEVTKAFCARCGSPIYGKNTRMPDHLTLTLGSIDDSTGLDVQVVVFERDRKHWDQLGEDVMSFQTQPDWKPED, from the coding sequence ATGAAAAACAAATACTCTGGTAAATGCCTATGTGGCGAGGTCACATACCATGTTGAGGGTCAACCGATCGTCGTTGCCCAGTGTCATTGCGAGGAGTGCCGCCGGATAAGTGGAACGGGCCACACAATTGGGGCGATGTTCTCCTCAGAAACCTTTGTTCTGAGCGGTGTACTTTCCGAATTCAAATACATTTCTGGCAAGGGATCTGAGGTTACCAAGGCCTTTTGCGCCCGTTGCGGAAGCCCGATCTATGGCAAGAACACGCGGATGCCAGATCACTTAACCCTTACTCTCGGCTCGATAGATGATTCCACGGGATTGGATGTTCAGGTCGTTGTATTCGAACGGGATAGAAAACATTGGGACCAGCTTGGGGAGGATGTCATGTCATTTCAGACACAGCCTGATTGGAAGCCGGAAGACTAG
- a CDS encoding carbohydrate ABC transporter permease yields the protein MAGPRGAKPKNRLSRRNIFLYGTLMLISVYYLLPLYVMVVTSLKGMPEIRMGNIFSPPVDITFQPWVKAWSEACTGINCDGLSRGFGNSVRILIPSVALSITIASINGYALANWRFKGSEVFFTILIIGAFIPYQTMLYPIVILLREIGLMGSVWGLVLVHSVFGMPILTLLFRNYFTSMPEELFKAARVDGAGFWGIYFRIMLPMSVPIFVVAMILQVTGIWNDFLFGVIYTKPSTYPMTVQLNNIVNSVQGVKEYNVNMAATLLTSLVPLVIYFVSGKLFVRGIAAGAVKG from the coding sequence ATGGCGGGACCACGTGGGGCCAAACCCAAAAACCGTCTGTCGCGCAGAAACATCTTTCTGTACGGCACATTGATGTTGATCTCGGTCTACTATCTGCTGCCGCTCTACGTGATGGTTGTGACCTCGCTGAAAGGCATGCCCGAGATCCGCATGGGCAATATCTTTAGCCCGCCGGTGGACATCACCTTTCAGCCCTGGGTCAAGGCCTGGTCCGAGGCCTGTACCGGGATCAACTGCGACGGTCTAAGTCGTGGCTTTGGCAATTCGGTGCGGATCCTGATCCCATCGGTTGCCCTGTCCATCACCATCGCCAGCATCAATGGCTATGCGCTGGCCAACTGGCGCTTCAAGGGCTCCGAGGTGTTCTTTACCATTCTGATCATCGGCGCGTTCATTCCCTATCAGACCATGCTGTACCCAATTGTGATCCTGCTGCGCGAAATCGGGCTGATGGGGTCAGTATGGGGGTTGGTTCTGGTCCATTCGGTGTTTGGCATGCCGATCCTGACCCTGTTGTTCCGCAACTATTTCACCTCAATGCCCGAGGAATTGTTCAAGGCGGCCCGGGTTGACGGAGCCGGGTTCTGGGGCATCTACTTTCGGATCATGCTGCCGATGTCGGTGCCGATCTTCGTGGTGGCTATGATCTTGCAGGTGACGGGAATCTGGAACGATTTCCTGTTTGGCGTGATCTATACCAAACCATCGACATACCCGATGACCGTTCAGCTTAACAACATCGTCAACTCGGTGCAGGGGGTCAAGGAATACAATGTCAACATGGCAGCGACCCTGCTGACCAGTCTGGTGCCGCTGGTGATCTACTTCGTTTCCGGAAAACTATTTGTGCGTGGCATCGCTGCCGGCGCGGTGAAAGGCTAA
- a CDS encoding ABC transporter substrate-binding protein — MKLKTKLLSAAAIIFGTSVGAVELEVTHWWTSGGEAAAVSELAKAFTGKTDHTWVDGAIAGSGGTARPIIISRILGGDPMAATQLNHGRQSEELIEAGLMTDLTEIAEAGGWKDLVNPSSLLDSCTLDGRIYCVPVNIHSAQWLWLSHDAFDTAGVEVPEDWHQFVAAAPALQKAGLVPLAMGQQGWQQNIAFGTLTIAIAGVDDWREVTVNKNAEVAAGASYKSVFEAVANARELARDSNVQDWNLATNMVITGKAGGQIMGDWAQGEFQVAGQVADQDYTCLPGLGINQVLDTGGDAFYFPKIDDPEVHAAQLELAALLISPEVQVAFNLAKGSLPVRGDIDMSSANSCMQKGLEILASGGVLPSDDMSLSADSTTQIEDLMAEFWASDLSATDAQARYVDIIATAD, encoded by the coding sequence GTGAAACTTAAAACAAAACTGCTGTCTGCGGCGGCCATTATTTTTGGCACCAGTGTCGGAGCTGTTGAATTGGAAGTGACCCATTGGTGGACATCTGGTGGCGAAGCCGCCGCAGTGTCCGAGCTGGCAAAGGCCTTTACCGGCAAGACCGATCACACTTGGGTCGACGGCGCTATTGCCGGGTCAGGTGGCACTGCCCGCCCGATTATCATCAGCCGAATTCTGGGCGGCGACCCGATGGCGGCGACACAGCTAAACCACGGGCGCCAATCCGAAGAGTTGATTGAGGCCGGGTTGATGACTGACCTGACCGAGATTGCTGAGGCGGGCGGCTGGAAAGACCTGGTGAACCCATCGTCACTGTTGGACTCCTGCACGCTGGACGGCCGCATTTACTGCGTTCCTGTGAACATCCATTCGGCGCAGTGGCTCTGGCTTAGCCATGATGCCTTTGACACCGCAGGGGTCGAGGTGCCCGAGGATTGGCATCAGTTTGTTGCGGCTGCCCCCGCTTTGCAAAAGGCTGGCTTGGTGCCATTGGCCATGGGCCAACAGGGATGGCAGCAGAATATTGCATTTGGAACGCTGACCATAGCCATCGCCGGAGTTGATGACTGGCGCGAGGTTACTGTCAACAAGAACGCTGAGGTCGCCGCCGGAGCGTCCTACAAGTCTGTCTTCGAAGCGGTCGCCAATGCGCGGGAATTGGCGCGTGACAGTAATGTTCAGGACTGGAACCTTGCCACCAACATGGTGATCACCGGCAAGGCAGGTGGTCAGATCATGGGCGACTGGGCCCAGGGTGAGTTCCAGGTGGCCGGGCAGGTTGCCGATCAGGACTATACCTGCCTGCCGGGTCTTGGAATTAATCAGGTTCTGGATACCGGTGGCGATGCCTTCTATTTCCCGAAAATTGATGACCCCGAGGTCCATGCCGCGCAGCTGGAGCTGGCAGCCCTGTTGATTTCGCCTGAGGTTCAGGTCGCGTTCAACCTGGCCAAAGGCTCACTGCCCGTTCGCGGTGACATCGACATGTCCTCGGCCAACAGCTGCATGCAAAAGGGGCTCGAAATTCTGGCCTCCGGCGGCGTACTTCCGTCAGATGACATGTCACTTTCGGCAGACTCGACCACCCAGATCGAGGATCTGATGGCCGAATTCTGGGCCTCGGACCTGAGCGCCACAGACGCGCAGGCACGCTATGTGGATATCATCGCAACCGCCGATTGA
- a CDS encoding sugar phosphate isomerase/epimerase family protein — protein sequence MPAISYQMYGSRNWALAETLTMLSAAGFSEVEGYGGLYGDPDGLQAALQQNGLRMTTGHFGLAEIEADPQRVIDLANRFGMEAVFAPFIVAEERPKDLAGWQAFATSLVEAGKPIQDAGLVFGWHNHDFELVDLGAGVTALDVIAQASPDLKLELDIGWVIRAGQDPVAMIQKYGSQIKVAHIKDVAAQGAGLDEDGWSDVGHGVVGWAPIHAALQAAGVDRYVIEHDNPNDHLRFATRSLNAVTAF from the coding sequence ATGCCCGCGATCTCCTATCAAATGTATGGCTCCAGAAACTGGGCCTTGGCTGAAACGCTCACCATGCTGTCCGCCGCTGGTTTCTCCGAAGTGGAGGGTTACGGCGGGCTCTACGGCGACCCAGACGGTCTGCAGGCCGCTCTGCAGCAAAATGGCTTGCGGATGACCACGGGCCATTTTGGTCTGGCCGAAATCGAAGCGGACCCGCAGCGCGTCATTGACCTTGCCAACCGGTTTGGGATGGAGGCCGTTTTTGCGCCCTTTATTGTTGCCGAGGAGCGCCCCAAAGATCTGGCTGGATGGCAGGCCTTTGCCACCTCTCTGGTCGAGGCAGGCAAACCCATTCAGGATGCCGGGCTGGTCTTTGGCTGGCACAATCATGATTTTGAGCTGGTGGATCTTGGGGCAGGGGTAACGGCTCTGGATGTGATCGCGCAGGCGTCACCGGATCTGAAGCTGGAGCTGGATATTGGCTGGGTGATCCGGGCCGGGCAGGATCCGGTGGCCATGATCCAAAAATATGGCAGCCAGATCAAGGTGGCGCATATCAAGGATGTCGCCGCTCAGGGCGCAGGCCTGGATGAGGATGGCTGGTCTGATGTCGGCCACGGTGTTGTCGGTTGGGCGCCCATTCACGCGGCGCTGCAGGCGGCGGGCGTCGATCGCTATGTCATTGAACATGACAATCCAAATGACCATCTGCGGTTCGCGACACGGTCGTTGAACGCGGTCACAGCATTCTAA
- a CDS encoding LysE family translocator — translation MSFEAWTIFALFWVVFVTTPGPNAVNCISNGMALGFTRAMIGVLAILTQASLFLILSALGVTALIAASPTGFFIAKLIGAGFLIYLGIRGWLSATKPPPMAERPARHVYLHALAVAVINPKSVAGYLAAFSQFVQPDVPVLQQMGVIMPTALVITALSYTGYTALGAGLGRAAMAAVFNTWIRRTMAICFIVYGVLLGASSTPHLESS, via the coding sequence ATGAGTTTTGAAGCCTGGACAATATTTGCACTGTTCTGGGTGGTGTTTGTCACCACACCGGGGCCAAATGCGGTGAATTGCATCAGCAACGGCATGGCACTGGGCTTTACCAGGGCGATGATCGGCGTGTTGGCGATCCTGACCCAGGCCAGCCTGTTCCTGATCCTGTCAGCCCTGGGCGTGACGGCGCTGATTGCCGCCTCGCCAACCGGCTTTTTCATAGCCAAGCTGATCGGCGCCGGCTTCCTGATCTATCTGGGCATCCGCGGCTGGCTGAGTGCCACCAAGCCGCCCCCCATGGCCGAACGTCCGGCGCGACATGTCTACCTGCACGCCTTGGCGGTGGCCGTGATCAACCCCAAAAGCGTCGCCGGCTATCTCGCCGCCTTCTCGCAGTTTGTGCAGCCGGATGTGCCGGTGCTGCAGCAAATGGGGGTGATTATGCCAACCGCACTGGTGATCACCGCGCTGAGCTATACCGGTTACACCGCCCTGGGTGCAGGCCTGGGCCGCGCCGCAATGGCGGCGGTGTTCAACACTTGGATCCGCCGCACCATGGCCATCTGTTTCATTGTCTACGGAGTTCTGCTGGGTGCCAGCAGCACTCCACATCTGGAGAGCTCATAA
- a CDS encoding DUF1269 domain-containing protein has product MGIPDAKMKGIVNAIKGDGAVLFVLAKTEDSEKVLERMAKFDGEVISTTLSPDTERKINAALKSGS; this is encoded by the coding sequence GTGGGTATTCCAGATGCCAAAATGAAAGGTATAGTCAACGCAATCAAAGGAGATGGTGCTGTTTTATTTGTCTTAGCCAAGACTGAAGACTCGGAGAAAGTTCTAGAGCGCATGGCGAAATTTGATGGCGAAGTGATTAGCACCACTCTTTCTCCGGATACCGAACGGAAAATCAACGCTGCACTAAAATCAGGTAGTTGA
- a CDS encoding carbohydrate ABC transporter permease — protein MDSAKRPNGLFRNKSAKIASIPMILTAMVVFFGGTAWTVFYSFTGSRLLPKVKFVGFDQYERLWSSHRWMISIENLAIYGICSLILTMVLGFTLAALLDRKIRFENTFRTIILYPFALSFVVTGLAWQWILNPDFGVQAVVRGWGWESFSFDPMNTPDIVIYGVLIAGMWQGTGLVMVIMLAGLRGIDEDIWKATRVDGIGLVKTYIQVIVPMMRPVFVTALVIISSGIIKLYDLVVAQTNGGPGISSEVPAKYVIDYMFKAQNLGQGFAASTMMMVSVIIILVPWAYLEFGGKKRD, from the coding sequence ATGGATTCAGCCAAACGGCCCAATGGTCTGTTTCGGAATAAAAGCGCCAAGATTGCCTCAATTCCGATGATACTGACAGCAATGGTTGTCTTTTTCGGGGGGACGGCCTGGACCGTCTTCTATTCCTTCACCGGCTCTCGGCTGCTGCCCAAAGTCAAGTTCGTGGGCTTCGATCAATACGAGCGGTTATGGTCGTCGCATCGCTGGATGATCTCTATTGAGAACCTGGCGATCTACGGCATCTGTTCGCTGATCCTGACCATGGTTCTGGGGTTTACCCTAGCCGCGTTGCTGGACCGCAAGATCAGATTCGAGAATACCTTTCGGACCATTATCCTGTACCCGTTTGCCTTGTCTTTTGTTGTCACCGGCCTGGCCTGGCAATGGATTCTCAACCCGGATTTCGGGGTTCAGGCGGTGGTGCGCGGATGGGGCTGGGAGAGCTTTAGTTTTGACCCGATGAACACCCCGGATATCGTCATCTACGGCGTGCTGATTGCCGGCATGTGGCAGGGAACCGGGCTGGTCATGGTGATCATGCTGGCCGGGCTGCGCGGTATAGACGAGGACATTTGGAAAGCCACCCGCGTCGATGGGATCGGACTGGTTAAAACCTATATTCAGGTCATTGTCCCGATGATGCGACCGGTGTTTGTCACCGCGCTTGTCATCATCTCCAGTGGGATCATCAAGCTTTATGATCTGGTTGTTGCGCAGACAAATGGCGGCCCGGGGATTTCCTCGGAAGTGCCGGCAAAATACGTCATCGACTATATGTTCAAGGCCCAGAACCTGGGCCAGGGATTTGCGGCCTCAACCATGATGATGGTCTCGGTCATCATCATTCTAGTGCCCTGGGCCTATCTTGAATTTGGGGGAAAGAAACGTGACTGA
- a CDS encoding sulfatase-like hydrolase/transferase → MQETDWVVGELLKKLDELETADNTIVVFYSDNGAEKLSWPDGGTSPFHGEKGEIWEGGFRAPAVVRWPGVVEPGRISHEILYFDDRGLLNAVRINDWKVHFAIGGR, encoded by the coding sequence ATGCAGGAGACTGATTGGGTTGTTGGTGAACTGCTTAAAAAGCTCGATGAGCTCGAAACCGCGGACAATACAATTGTCGTGTTTTACTCCGACAACGGCGCAGAGAAATTGTCATGGCCCGACGGAGGAACCAGCCCGTTCCATGGAGAAAAGGGTGAAATCTGGGAAGGCGGATTTCGCGCCCCTGCTGTCGTACGGTGGCCAGGCGTCGTCGAGCCCGGACGAATAAGCCATGAGATCCTCTATTTCGATGACCGCGGCTTACTGAATGCAGTGCGAATTAACGACTGGAAAGTCCATTTCGCGATTGGTGGCCGGTGA